The DNA region ACATTGGAGGCATATAGCATCAAGAAACTTTCCACTGACCAAAAATCCAAACAGgccttcaacaacctcaccatgCAAGACAACTCGGTCCTCAAGAGCAtagccctcctcaccatggTCTTCCTCCCAGCAACATTCTTCTCCGTAAgccccctcccatcccttcaAGCTAAACCACGCTTATTAACTAACAAAATCAGTCCCTCTTCAGCACAACCTTTTTCAACTACGGCGATGACGGGGAGTGGCAGGTATCGGGGAAAATGTGGATTTATTGggtcaccaccctcccggCGACGATCCTCATTGTTATTCTTTGGAGGGTGTGGCTCGGAAACAGTGATGCTATTGTTGCTGGTTGGAAACGAGTGAAGAAATGGACATTAGAAGAtcaggggtggaaggggttgtggagggcgGCTGGGAACACGAAGGAGCAgatggtgaaggaggagggcacGGAGATGGGTCATGTTGTTGGTAAAAATGTTCGTACTTTTTGATGTTGAAAGAGTTTCATCTAGTATTTGGTTAGACAGATTCTCATAGGAGTGGTTACCTAGGCTGATTTGTATTTCGTGTACCTAGGGGTCCCTTATATGACAACAATACACCCAGGCATGGTGAGTTTCCCTTACCACGGAAtatccatcttctccaacgtATCCTCTATCAACCTATACCGGCATGCCTTTTCATTCGTCAGAAGCTTCTGCCAGTTCCTCTTGTCCAGATCCCGAATATTCGCCGCCATAATCTCCCCGACCGTAACCTTTCCATGGTTCCCCACAGCCTCCTCAGGCACCTCCCTctgccccttctcccccccaaacgTTTTGTTCAAGTCCTCATTAACCGGGTCACTAAACCCGTACTTTTGCGCCTCCTTACAATACGCCCtcggcacctccaccccctcggACACCCCCGTCTTCACCACACCCGTCACGGGGTTGTACAACACAATATAAGCGTAATCCACCGGCTCCTTGATAGCGCCCTCCCCAGGTCTAGCAGGGGGCCAACCAGGCCTAGTAATAAAGCTCTCGATAGCCGCGTAGATGATGGTTGTGATACGGCGCTTGACAACTAACTCGATTATCTGAGGACTTACTCGGTTCAGGATCATGCCATGTTCAATCCTGTTGAACGCTCCGGTCATTCCCGCTTCGTTGTAGGGCTGCTCACCCACGCCTGAGGACGCGCCCTCAAAGCCAAGGCAGTAAATTTCCGTGTTATGTGGGAGACGCTTCCGGAACTGGGTTTCCATGAGTTGGCCTTTGTCGGCGTTC from Podospora pseudoanserina strain CBS 124.78 chromosome 1, whole genome shotgun sequence includes:
- a CDS encoding hypothetical protein (EggNog:ENOG503PH03), whose translation is MASTSTPPNLPNYSKSYLPKRAQIPPLKVYPPPQLPEPHNELLPLSYELHQDNTPAKRVLLLIPTMNADKGQLMETQFRKRLPHNTEIYCLGFEGASSGVGEQPYNEAGMTGAFNRIEHGMILNRVSPQIIELVVKRRITTIIYAAIESFITRPGWPPARPGEGAIKEPVDYAYIVLYNPVTGVVKTGVSEGVEVPRAYCKEAQKYGFSDPVNEDLNKTFGGEKGQREVPEEAVGNHGKVTVGEIMAANIRDLDKRNWQKLLTNEKACRYRLIEDTLEKMDIPW